A single genomic interval of Granulicella tundricola MP5ACTX9 harbors:
- a CDS encoding GumC domain-containing protein has product MTNYIAKLISWRREPSRPLLPSERLERAAALRRYFNQAVLVIFPILGGLAAWGIAAQDPSVYLGTAIVRLEMNPLKGGMRLKNQAYGDEIAIMLSEPGLQTAVDTLSQEDRQKLSRKEGGHKARRQSSTDPDAHLRATLRAGLRAERIPHTAMLRISFTSPDPQLAGEIPNTVVRAMMLVNLDKAKRRTGRAEAFFRTPVKALQDEVQAFRLKEHSLAEGLLTPTLPPPAAPPPLDPFLAARAARKGARTATSSETTPPPAPRNSEYESQAAILSAFTTELHRSQREKQLTSLQAGMLAKANEQNRNVFDDGANDLSRAITAAMSRYDSLAATLSQHHPEMAAEAAEIEQLQAEIRALRTRQLELAKVKVLIASGKVTRLLQGTQKEQTLLAEIIDRQRRNNLLYQNIAVEESVLQTLEPGCNPPGLRRL; this is encoded by the coding sequence TTGACGAACTACATCGCCAAGTTGATCTCGTGGCGTCGGGAGCCCTCCCGCCCTCTGCTTCCCAGCGAGCGCCTCGAACGCGCCGCAGCCCTCAGGCGCTACTTCAACCAGGCGGTCTTAGTCATCTTCCCCATCCTGGGCGGCCTGGCAGCCTGGGGTATCGCCGCACAGGACCCCTCGGTCTACCTCGGAACCGCAATCGTCCGCTTGGAGATGAACCCCCTCAAGGGCGGGATGAGGCTGAAGAACCAGGCCTACGGAGACGAGATCGCCATCATGCTGAGCGAGCCCGGCCTCCAGACGGCAGTGGACACCCTCTCCCAGGAGGATCGCCAGAAGCTCTCCCGGAAGGAAGGGGGGCACAAGGCAAGAAGGCAATCCTCCACGGACCCGGACGCCCACCTGCGCGCCACCCTACGCGCCGGCCTTCGCGCCGAACGAATCCCCCACACGGCCATGCTCAGGATCAGCTTCACCAGCCCTGATCCGCAACTCGCCGGCGAGATCCCAAACACCGTCGTGCGTGCCATGATGCTGGTCAACCTGGATAAGGCAAAGCGCCGAACCGGGCGCGCCGAGGCCTTCTTCCGCACCCCGGTCAAAGCCCTCCAGGACGAGGTCCAGGCCTTCCGCCTCAAGGAGCACTCCCTGGCCGAGGGCCTCCTGACCCCAACCCTCCCGCCTCCGGCCGCGCCCCCTCCCCTTGACCCCTTCCTGGCCGCCAGAGCCGCCCGCAAAGGAGCCCGGACCGCTACCTCATCCGAGACCACCCCACCCCCCGCCCCACGCAATTCAGAATACGAATCCCAGGCCGCCATCCTCAGCGCCTTCACCACCGAGCTTCATCGCTCCCAACGAGAGAAACAACTGACCAGCCTCCAGGCCGGGATGCTCGCCAAAGCCAACGAGCAGAACCGCAACGTCTTTGATGATGGAGCGAACGATCTCTCCAGGGCGATAACCGCGGCGATGAGCCGTTACGACTCACTCGCCGCCACACTCTCCCAGCACCATCCAGAGATGGCGGCGGAGGCGGCGGAGATCGAGCAGCTTCAAGCCGAAATTCGTGCTCTGCGTACGCGCCAACTCGAACTCGCGAAGGTGAAGGTTCTCATTGCGTCCGGAAAGGTGACACGTCTGCTACAAGGCACTCAGAAGGAGCAGACGCTCCTGGCCGAGATCATCGATCGTCAGCGCAGGAATAACCTCCTGTATCAAAACATCGCGGTCGAAG